Within the Orenia metallireducens genome, the region CTTAGGTGTAATGAAGATGACCAACTCTCTTTTTTGATTGTCTACTCTTCGTTTACTAAATAACTTTCCTAAAAGAGGAACATCACCTAACACTGGTACCTTAGATAGCTTTTCAATCTGTTTATCAGAGATTAGTCCTCCAATGGCAATGGTTTTACCATTTTGAACCATTATATTTGTTGTAACATTCTTAGTATTAATTACTGGCATATTATCGACATAATCATTGACTTCACTTACTTCTTGGTTAATGGCAAGAGTAACAGCACCATTATTGACCCTTGGAGTCAGCTTCAAAATCGTACCTACAGTTCTAAACTCAACCTCTCTAGTCGTTTCATCATCATCTTTTGTCTCTCTAATCACAGGTATCTCTTGTCCTATATTAATTATAGCTTCTTTTCCATCAACAGTTGCTAAATGGGGGTTAGCCAAAGTAACACTATCACCAGTTTCATTCAAAGCAGCTAAAATACTCTGATATTCTACCCCTACATCACCAATTTCAAATATATTTGCTACTTTAACAGAACCAGCACTATCAGCATAATCCCAGACAATTGGTGCTCCATTTGCAGTAGTTTCTCTGGCAAAACTCCAATCTATCCCCATATTATCTAACTTATCACGAGAGATATCCTCTATTCTAGCCTCTATTATTACTTGTTTATTTGGTTTATCAAGCCTTTCAATTACCTTCTTTATCTCCTTTATCTCATCCTCATAGGCTGTGATTACGACACTTTTAGTCCTATCATCAACCTTTACTGCATCTTCCTTAAGCAATATACTTAAACTATTCTTCACTTCTTTAGGATTAGCATTGTCCAATTTAAATACCTCGGTAATTTTCTTATCAAAATTTGCCCTTAAGCGCTCTGGACTACCAACTAATATTGTATTACCTACAATTCGATAATCTAAGGCATTAGTCTTAGTTAGTAGCTCTATAGACTCTATAAAGGATATATCTTTAAGATTAACTGTAACTGTTCCTTGTACTGCATTATCTGTAATTACATTCATATCAGCTACATCTGCTAAAGCTCTAAAAGCATCCCTTAAATCAACACCTTTAAAACTTAAGTTAATCTTATCTTCTGCTGCCAATACTGGATAGCTAATCAATAAATTCATTAAAAGAATAAAATAAATTATACTTACAATTCTTCTTTGCTTTTTAATTATCATCACCCCCAAGAGTATAGATGTAGTATCCCCCTTTACTTTCCATTACTACTTCATCATCTTTTATCTCTTTTATTCTCAAACCAGCAAACTCTTCTCCAGCCTTCATAATCTGAATAATCGAGTCCTTCTTACCAAATTTTATAATAGCCACCTTGCTAATCTCACTATTTAACATCCCTAATAGTTCTATCTCCCTTGCTAGAGGATTAACCTTATTCTCTTTAACTTTGGGATTATTGCTTGTGTTATTATTCTTAGGTTGTTTAGCTATTTGAGATTTAACCAATTTATTCAGATTGACCTTCTCTACTTTCTTTAATAAGGTTTGAAAAGGGTCTTTAGTAGAATATTCTTTAATCGTTGAAGTCTCTTTACTAACCTCAGTTTCACTACCTTCTTCTGAAATAATCTCTCTATTCTCAACGACCTTTTTGGAAGTCTGGATTATATTATCTAAGTTATTACTAAATTGAACAAATTGTTGATTATTTTTAGAAAAACTAACTATTTTATAAACCAACATCCCACTACTAGATAAGAATAATAAAAATACTAACCACAGAATTAATAAACGATTCTCTAGAAAATCTAAGATTTTATGATTATTTATAACCAGTTTCACTGTATATCACCCTTCCTATCTAGCGCATAACTTAACAAGGTTATTTTAGCCTCTAAATAATCTGCTTTATTAGAAGTCTTAACATTTAAATTCTCTATCCTTGTTAAATAATTTAAATACTTCACATCCTCTATATAATTTACAATCTGATTATAAGTTCCTCTTAATCTAACCTCTGCTGGTATTTTTAGGTAGATATCCTCTTGGATTATCTCTTTAGGTTCAATACTTAATATCTTAACATTCCTTTTCATAGCCAAATTATTTAAATCAAGTAATAGATCACTCTCTTTACCCTTCTCTAAAAAGTTTTTCTGCCTACTCTCTAATTCCTTTAATAAACCTTTGTATTCTTCTTTTAAAAGCTGATTTTTAGATAACCTAGTATTCATAATCCTTAATTTATTAATAGACGTTTCGAGTTTATCTTTATTTTCATTTATCTTCTTAACCTGTGAGCTGAATAAGTAATAAACTCCCCCTATTACAATTATTAATATAAGTAAACTTATCATAAACTTCTCTCGGGGTTGTAATCTATCAAATCTCAGTATCATCACCCCTCTTCTCTAAATCAGCTAATTCTAGCTTCTGATTTATCTCTCCAGTAATCTTATAATAAAAGCCTTCAGCTGGCTGATAATCTTTAGAATAACGTATCTCTTCTTGATTAATAATATTTAACTTAATATTTAAGAAGACTTCTGAATCTCTCAAATTATCTACCATTAATTTTAAATCATCACCATTAATCGTATAGCCTTCAATAGTAAGTTCTTTATGCTCTTTTATACTTAATCTCACTAACCAGCTATTATCAGGAACAATACCCCTTAACTTATTTAATATAATAGACCAATAAATATTCTTACCTACAACCTTATCTCTTCTTGCCAAACTCTTTGCTAACTTCTCTTTTTGAATTTCAATCTTTTTTAAATCTTTAGTTTCAGCACTAATCTCAAATATCTTCTCTTCTACTATATCTATCTTATTTTCAATAGCTTTATTTTGTAGTCTTTTATCTATATAAAAGGTTGTTATCGATAATAATACTGTTAAGAAGCTAAAAAGAATTATTAATACCATCAACTTTTCATTAAAACTTCTTGGTCTTGGATAATCTGGAGGTAATAAATTTATCATTTTTTCCCTCCTCCCTTAATGCAAGTCCAACACTTACTCCTAATAACTGTGCCACCTCTGATAAATATTTATCACTAGCCAACTCTGACCTTAAGCGGTAGGATAGATTTAGCTTCTCTACCCTTACCCCAAACTCTTTGGTTAAATATCTATCAAATCCCATCAAATTTGCTCCTCCACCTGTGAGAACTACCTTATCAATATCAACACCCTTATATTTAACTTGAAAATAATCTAAGGAACGGTATATAGATGTAATTAAATTCCTTACAATTAGATTAGTATCATTGTTATTAAACAAATTATTTCTCTTCTTATAATCCTCAGCCTCTTCAAAAGAGTAATTATGGGTTTCAGAGATATCCTCAGTTATACTCTCTCCACCTAATCCAATAGTCCTAGTAAATAATAATTTACCTTCATTTAAAATAGATATATCTGTAGTTTTAATTCCAATATCTATAACCCCAATAGTTCTAGCCATATATAATTTATCAATAGTTCTAGCCATAGCTATCGGTTCTATCTCTATAGCTACCGGTTCTAATCCTAAAGATTCAAATAGACGTAAATATTTATTGATTAAATCCTTCTTTACTGCAATTAATAAGACCTGATATCCTCTACCTTCCTTTCTCTCTAAGATTTCATAATCTAAAACTGCATCTTCAATTTGGATTGGTAGCTTCTCACTAGCTTCCCATTTGACTGCTTGATTAAGCTCTTCTTCAGACATATTAGGAATATCAACCATCCTACTGATTACCTGCTCTCCACTGATCGCCGCTACCACTTTTTTAGCTTGAAATTCCTTCTCTTTTAAAACCTTACCCAATTTCTCTTCTAACTTGATTATATTATTTAAATCACCATTTTTAACAGTATCATCTGGTACAGGGATAATAGCTAAATTATTCAAAACTATATTACCCCAACTACTATAAACCTCTGTTAACTTAATAGTTTCATCACCAATATCCAAACCAATTAAATTTTTATCCTTGAATAATTTAAACCTCTTCTTTAGTGAATTAAATATCCCCATTATTTCACCTCACTTTAATTAACACTTAGTTTCCCTGCATTAAACGCGGGTCACCATCTACTAGCTTTATCATAAAATCTTTGACTGGATTATCATCATTATCACCTAATAGCTTGTCATCTGCTTGATACTTGATTATAATATTGTCATTGAAATCTATTCCATTACAGGTTAATCCTAATGTTCTAGTATCAACCTGCTCAATATCGGTTATAATCTCCTCTCCATTATACTCAACAATTGGAGTTTCAAATTTAAAGTACTTCTTTAAGTTAGTTAACTTGTATTCTGTTAAGATAGCTAATTGTTCATCAAACTCAAAATTAATCTTTTTATCTTCTACTTTTACTTCAACCTTCTTCATAGCAGGTTCTGCTCCAGCCAAGCTTACTTCAAAAAACTTAGCTTTATTATTAGTTCCCCAGCTTCTAAAGCCTATATATCTACCAGGTAAAGCATCAGCTACATTACCTCTATTATTATCCCTATCTTTGAAATATTTCCAATTCATCTTTTTCCCCTTAAAAGTAAGTCCGTTATATTCTACTCTCATAGTATTACCAAAATAAACCTCATTTGATTCATTACCATATTCATCTACAACTTTTATTCTGACAATCAAGTCATCAGCATAACCATCAAAATCATCATCTGGTTGAGTTTGAACCTTAATAATCGTCTTATACCTCCCATTCCAATCTGCAAAGTCATCCATCTTAAAGTTGTCATTCTCTAGCTCATAGCGTGTATAGGTTCCATTTCCAGTATAAGTTGTAGTCTCTTGATATAAGCCATCTACTAATTTAGTGCCAACTTCCTTATCATCTTCCCAATCATGTTTCCCCTGATAAGCCCTTCTAAATAATAAGCCTGCCGCTCCAGGGTCAAATTAAAATAAATAGCCATAATCCTCTTTCTGCTCATGATCATATATTCCCCGCAATACAACACCATATTGGCAAGTAGTCTTATGCTACTTACCAAAGAGGTAGCATAAATAATCTTTACACCAG harbors:
- a CDS encoding LysM peptidoglycan-binding domain-containing protein, with product MIIKKQRRIVSIIYFILLMNLLISYPVLAAEDKINLSFKGVDLRDAFRALADVADMNVITDNAVQGTVTVNLKDISFIESIELLTKTNALDYRIVGNTILVGSPERLRANFDKKITEVFKLDNANPKEVKNSLSILLKEDAVKVDDRTKSVVITAYEDEIKEIKKVIERLDKPNKQVIIEARIEDISRDKLDNMGIDWSFARETTANGAPIVWDYADSAGSVKVANIFEIGDVGVEYQSILAALNETGDSVTLANPHLATVDGKEAIINIGQEIPVIRETKDDDETTREVEFRTVGTILKLTPRVNNGAVTLAINQEVSEVNDYVDNMPVINTKNVTTNIMVQNGKTIAIGGLISDKQIEKLSKVPVLGDVPLLGKLFSKRRVDNQKRELVIFITPKIIETEDRNQNKLWGENIKPFRYKVRKFDTFWSIGKLFNISFAEIMVYNNIDTPEKLKVGQELLIPVPKNRYYQVSVTDSINNIAKKYDVSIDDLKRINGLAALQSKDEVELVLPVAVEE
- the pilO gene encoding type 4a pilus biogenesis protein PilO; translation: MILRFDRLQPREKFMISLLILIIVIGGVYYLFSSQVKKINENKDKLETSINKLRIMNTRLSKNQLLKEEYKGLLKELESRQKNFLEKGKESDLLLDLNNLAMKRNVKILSIEPKEIIQEDIYLKIPAEVRLRGTYNQIVNYIEDVKYLNYLTRIENLNVKTSNKADYLEAKITLLSYALDRKGDIQ
- a CDS encoding PilN domain-containing protein — its product is MINLLPPDYPRPRSFNEKLMVLIILFSFLTVLLSITTFYIDKRLQNKAIENKIDIVEEKIFEISAETKDLKKIEIQKEKLAKSLARRDKVVGKNIYWSIILNKLRGIVPDNSWLVRLSIKEHKELTIEGYTINGDDLKLMVDNLRDSEVFLNIKLNIINQEEIRYSKDYQPAEGFYYKITGEINQKLELADLEKRGDDTEI
- the pilM gene encoding type IV pilus assembly protein PilM — encoded protein: MGIFNSLKKRFKLFKDKNLIGLDIGDETIKLTEVYSSWGNIVLNNLAIIPVPDDTVKNGDLNNIIKLEEKLGKVLKEKEFQAKKVVAAISGEQVISRMVDIPNMSEEELNQAVKWEASEKLPIQIEDAVLDYEILERKEGRGYQVLLIAVKKDLINKYLRLFESLGLEPVAIEIEPIAMARTIDKLYMARTIGVIDIGIKTTDISILNEGKLLFTRTIGLGGESITEDISETHNYSFEEAEDYKKRNNLFNNNDTNLIVRNLITSIYRSLDYFQVKYKGVDIDKVVLTGGGANLMGFDRYLTKEFGVRVEKLNLSYRLRSELASDKYLSEVAQLLGVSVGLALREEGKNDKFITSRLSKTKKF